Proteins from a genomic interval of Cupriavidus sp. WKF15:
- a CDS encoding SfnB family sulfur acquisition oxidoreductase: MSLLFNPPPADGRAQPAPAPAVVPHLVRDDAEAIAIARRLAAHFAPGAAERDRERRLPWEELEAFSASGLWGITVPREYGGAGVSNTTLAEVIAIIAAADGSLGQIPQNHFYALEVLRVGGTPAQQAFFYARALAGERFGNALAEIGHKDFRRRTRLTPDGDGFRIDGKKFYCTGALYAHWIPTLVVAEEAGREVTWLAFVPRTAAGVGITDDWDGFGQRITGSGSVTFENVRVEADWVVPFLASFERPTTIGPFAQLLHAAIDLGIGRGALAATLPFLRDHARPWIDAGVARAADDPLTLHQLGEVQVRLRAAEALVRRAGRATDAAQQVADEQTVAQASLAVAAARALTTTASLLAGTRLFELGGTSATLDNQGLDRFWRNARTHTLHDPVRWKYHAVGNFHLNDKLPPRHGAI; encoded by the coding sequence ATGTCGTTGCTTTTCAATCCGCCGCCCGCCGATGGACGGGCGCAGCCAGCGCCCGCGCCTGCCGTGGTTCCGCATCTTGTCCGCGACGACGCCGAAGCGATCGCCATTGCGCGCCGGCTGGCCGCACACTTTGCGCCCGGAGCGGCCGAGCGCGACCGCGAACGGCGCCTGCCCTGGGAGGAACTGGAAGCCTTCAGCGCCAGCGGCCTGTGGGGCATCACCGTGCCGCGCGAATACGGTGGCGCGGGCGTGTCCAACACCACGCTGGCGGAGGTCATCGCCATCATCGCTGCCGCGGATGGCTCGCTCGGGCAGATTCCGCAGAACCACTTCTATGCGCTGGAGGTGCTGCGTGTTGGCGGCACGCCAGCGCAGCAGGCATTCTTCTATGCCCGCGCACTGGCCGGCGAGCGCTTCGGCAACGCACTGGCCGAGATCGGCCACAAGGACTTCCGCCGCCGCACGCGGCTCACGCCAGACGGCGACGGCTTCCGCATCGATGGCAAGAAGTTCTATTGCACCGGCGCGCTGTATGCGCACTGGATTCCCACACTAGTAGTGGCCGAGGAAGCCGGACGCGAAGTCACGTGGCTCGCGTTTGTGCCGCGCACGGCCGCCGGTGTCGGCATTACGGATGACTGGGACGGCTTTGGCCAGCGCATCACCGGCAGCGGCTCGGTGACGTTCGAGAACGTACGCGTCGAGGCTGACTGGGTGGTGCCGTTCCTCGCCTCGTTCGAGCGGCCCACGACCATCGGTCCCTTTGCCCAGTTGCTGCATGCGGCGATCGACCTCGGCATCGGCCGTGGCGCGCTGGCAGCCACGCTGCCGTTCCTGCGCGACCACGCACGGCCGTGGATCGATGCCGGCGTAGCACGCGCGGCGGACGACCCGCTGACGCTGCACCAGCTTGGCGAGGTCCAGGTACGGCTGCGCGCCGCCGAAGCACTCGTGCGCCGCGCCGGCCGTGCCACCGATGCCGCGCAGCAGGTGGCCGACGAACAGACCGTCGCGCAGGCGTCGCTGGCCGTTGCTGCCGCGCGTGCGCTCACGACAACCGCATCGCTGCTTGCCGGCACGCGGCTGTTCGAGCTGGGCGGCACGTCCGCCACGCTCGACAACCAGGGCCTGGACCGTTTCTGGCGCAACGCGCGCACGCATACGTTGCACGATCCGGTTCGCTGGAAATACCACGCGGTCGGCAACTTCCATCTCAATGACAAGCTGCCGCCGCGGCATGGAGCGATCTGA